From Anopheles coluzzii chromosome 3, AcolN3, whole genome shotgun sequence, the proteins below share one genomic window:
- the LOC120954591 gene encoding glutathione hydrolase 1 proenzyme-like, translating to MILNVNKKKLLLLSVLAAIVIVALAVGLTVGLRSRDSSDNQHARLTGAAVTSNGIECAGIGADILRRNGSAVDAAIATLFCEGVTCPQSMGLGGGFLATIYIRDTNTAVALDAREVAPAAATKDMYVNQSSVQGGLAVAVPGEVKGYWELHQRYGRLEWKELVEPTVRLCREGHLVTGYLERILKGREQRIRNIPTLRDVFINPATDQTWQEGDRLKRPTLADTLEVIAREGADALYSRNGTLLPMLMRDLKLFGSIITEDDFYNYEPRWVAPARTSIRKSSHVYSFPLPGSGPVLNYMLNILDNYDELRPDDPLSWHRIVESFKHGYGMRTRLGDPAFVPGIEDNLDKLASKTYARYISETIQNDRTHAEYAHYGAEFSNERDQGTAHVSILAPNGDAVAVTSTINSVIMKRRTILSLLIAAIILTILIVVFVLATQGNISLPPPPGEPIAHHHRSGAVVANGAECAAIGAQILRQNGTAADAAIATLFCEGVTCPQSMGLGGGFLLTIYDRQNGTVETLNARESAPAAAERSMLRVAKERGQDTRGLTVAVPGELKGYWELHQRYGRLEWAALVQPTIELCERGHLVTPYLSRILARVERQLYAEPSMREVFINPATNRTWQEGDTIKRLQLAKTLRIVAAEGVDSLYSANGTLLRMVLKDLKSFGSIIEEEDFLSYRPRWEEPDTVTLAAGERVHSIVVPGSGTVQNFMLRVLDGYANMSATDPLSWHRIVESMKFAYGLRTRIGDPVFTPEAVAVIRNLTDPQFAAYVREQLISDERTHDDFAYYGAEFADVEDKGTAHICVLAPNGDAVSATSTINYLLGAKIRSQSTGIILNDEMDDFSTPGTVNTYGLPASPANFIAPRKIPLSSMTPSIVTDRNGAVRMVLGGAGGSRITSATAIMIYRHLVFGDDLATIMNEKRLHHQLAPMWVDYEAGFPQTVLDGLVAKGHRVKEKTPDAGFAAATGIVQDAAEHLVQAAYDPRRGGSVEIVKM from the exons ATGAT ATTGAATGTCAATAAGAAAAAGCTTCTGCTGCTATCCGTCCTAGCAGCGATAGTGATCGTCGCCCTTGCCGTCGGCCTCACCGTCGGGCTTCGCTCGCGTGACAGCTCAGACAATCAGCATGCCCGGCTTACCGGAGCCGCCGTCACCTCCAACGGCATCGAGTGTGCCGGCATCGGTGCAGACATCCTGCGGCGCAACGGTTCGGCAGTGGATGCCGCCATTGCAACACTATTCTGCGAAGGTGTAACCTGCCCCCAGAGCATGGGTCTCGGCGGTGGCTTCCTGGCCACGATCTACATCCGCGACACCAACACGGCCGTGGCGCTGGACGCACGCGAAGTGGCACCGGCCGCCGCCACCAAGGACATGTACGTGAACCAATCGTCGGTACAGGGCGGACTGGCGGTCGCTGTGCCCGGTGAGGTGAAGGGTTACTGGGAGCTGCACCAGCGCTACGGGCGGCTGGAGTGGAAGGAGCTGGTCGAACCGACGGTACGACTGTGCCGCGAAGGCCACCTGGTAACAGGCTACCTGGAGCGCATCCTAAAAGGCCGCGAGCAGCGCATCCGCAACATACCAACGCTGCGCGATGTGTTCATCAACCCGGCCACCGATCAAACTTGGCAGGAGGGCGATCGGCTGAAGCGCCCAACGCTGGCCGACACGCTCGAGGTGATTGCGCGCGAAGGCGCGGACGCACTGTACAGCCGCAACGGGACGCTGCTGCCGATGCTGATGCGCGATCTCAAACTGTTCGGCAGCATCATCACCGAGGACGACTTTTACAATTACGA ACCACGGTGGGTTGCTCCGGCACGAACCAGTATTAGAAAGTCTAGTCACGTGTACTCGTTCCCGCTGCCCGGCAGCGGTCCCGTACTGAACTACATGCTTAACATCCTGGACAACTACGACGAGCTGCGACCGGACGACCCACTGTCCTGGCACCGGATCGTGGAAAGCTTCAAGCACGGTTACGGCATGCGCACGCGCCTCGGCGACCCGGCCTTCGTGCCCGGCATCGAGGACAATCTGGACAAGCTGGCGAGCAAAACGTACGCCCGCTACATCTCGGAAACGATCCAGAACGATCGGACGCACGCCGAGTACGCACACTACGGCGCGGAGTTTTCCAACGAGCGCGACCAGGGCACGGCCCACGTGTCCATCCTTGCGCCGAACGGTGATGCCGTCGCGGTCACCAGCACCATCAACAGTGT CATCATGAAGCGCAGAACCATTCTCTCGCTGCTGATCGCAGCGATCATACTCACAATCCTGATCGTCGTGTTTGTGCTAGCCACGCAGGGCAACATATCACTCCCCCCTCCACCGGGTGAACCTATCGCCCATCATCACCGTAGCGGTGCGGTCGTCGCAAACGGTGCCGAGTGTGCCGCGATCGGGGCACAAATCCTGCGCCAGAATGGTACCGCCGCCGACGCTGCCATCGCCACGCTGTTCTGCGAAGGCGTGACCTGCCCGCAAAGTATGGGCCTGGGCGGTGGCTTTCTGCTGACCATCTACGACCGCCAGAACGGTACGGTGGAAACGCTAAATGCACGCGAATCGGCACCGGCCGCTGCGGAGCGCAGTATGTTGCGCGTAGCGAAGGAACGCGGCCAGGATACGCGTGGCCTTACCGTTGCCGTGCCGGGCGAGTTGAAGGGATACTGGGAGCTACACCAACGGTACGGTCGGCTGGAGTGGGCAGCACTGGTACAGCCAACGATCGAGCTGTGCGAACGGGGCCACCTGGTGACGCCCTATCTGAGCCGGATACTGGCGCGCGTTGAGCGACAACTGTACGCTGAGCCCTCGATGCGGGAAGTGTTTATCAATCCGGCAACGAACCGCACGTGGCAGGAGGGGGACACAATCAAGCGGCTGCAGCTGGCAAAAACGTTGCGCATCGTAGCGGCGGAAGGAGTGGACAGCTTGTACAGCGCAAACGGGACGCTGCTGCGCATGGTCCTGAAGGATCTGAAATCGTTCGGCAGTATTATAGAGGAGGAGGACTTTTTAAGCTACAG ACCACGCTGGGAGGAACCGGACACGGTAACGCTGGCTGCCGGCGAACGCGTCCACTCGATCGTCGTGCCGGGCAGCGGGACGGTGCAGAACTTTATGCTGCGCGTGCTGGACGGGTACGCGAACATGAGCGCGACCGATCCGCTCAGCTGGCATCGCATCGTCGAGAGCATGAAGTTTGCGTACGGGCTGCGTACGCGCATCGGCGATCCGGTCTTCACGCCGGAAGCGGTCGCGGTCATACGCAACCTGACCGATCCCCAGTTTGCGGCGTACGTGCGCGAGCAGCTGATCAGTGACGAGCGTACGCACGACGACTTTGCGTACTATGGGGCGGAGTTTGCCGACGTGGAGGACAAGGGAACGGCCCACATCTGTGTGCTGGCGCCGAACGGTGATGCCGTGTCGGCCACAAGCACCATTAACTATCT ACTTGGCGCTAAAATACGCTCCCAATCGACGGGCATCATACTGAACGATGAAATGGACGACTTTTCCACACCGGGCACGGTCAACACGTACGGGCTGCCGGCATCGCCCGCCAACTTTATAGCACCGCGCAAAATCCCACTCTCCTCGATGACACCCTCGATCGTGACCGATCGGAACGGTGCGGTCCGGATGGTGCTGGGTGGTGCGGGTGGTTCGCGCATTACCAGCGCAACGGCCATCATGATCTATCGGCATCTGGTGTTTGGTGACGATCTCGCCACGATCATGAACGAGAAGCGGCTGCACCATCAGCTGGCCCCGATGTGGGTCGACTATGAGGCTGGCTTTCCGCAGACCGTGCTGGATGGGCTGGTAGCGAAGGGGCACCGGGTGAAGGAGAAAACGCCGGACGCTGGGTTTGCAGCGGCGACCGGCATTGTGCAGGATGCAGCGGAACATCTGGTGCAGGCGGCTTACGATCCACGGCGCGGTGGCAGTGTGGAGATTGTGAAAATGTAA
- the LOC120957526 gene encoding 60S ribosomal protein L7, protein MADKAKSAPQAVKKPAVAKPAATKDAKPKEAGAKKVKRLPVVPESWLKIAKCKRGCKPNVLLQRRKLRAVRLLRRKQNLLRAMNYEKKYLKTERAVVEQARIAKEKGNIYIPAEPKVAFVIRIRGINKVAPKVRKVLQLFRLRQINNGTFIKLNKATKNMLRIAEPYITYGYPTLKSVRHLIYKRGFVKHRHSRIPITDNFVIERKLRGHRLQCVEDMVHHIYTGGACFKKVSNFLWPFKLNTPTGGWRKKNNHYVEGGDFGNREDKINELIQRMV, encoded by the exons ATGGCTGATAAGGCTAAGAGTGCCCCGCAGGCAGTGAAAAAGCCGGCCGTCGCCAAACCGGCGGCCACGAAGGATGCGAAGCCGAAGGAGGCCGGCGCGAAGAAGGTGAAGCGGCTGCCCGTGGTGCCGGAATCGTGGCTGAAGATTGCCAAGTGCAAGCGCGGCTGCAAACCGAATGTGCTGCTCCAGCGCCGCAAGCTGCGCGCCGTGCGGCTGCTGCGCCGCAAGCAGAACCTGCTCCGCGCCATGAACTACGAGAAGAAGTATCTGAAGACGGAGCGTGCCGTCGTGGAGCAGGCCCGCATTGCCAAGGAGAAGGGCAACATCTACATCCCGGCCGAGCCGAAGGTGGCGTTTGTCATCCGTATCCGTGG TATCAACAAGGTTGCCCCGAAGGTGCGCAAGGTGTTGCAGCTGTTCCGTCTGCGCCAGATCAACAACGGCACGTTCATCAAGCTGAACAAGGCCACCAAGAACATGCTGCGCATTGCCGAGCCCTACATTACCTACGGCTACCCGACACTGAAGTCCGTTCGTCATCTGATCTACAAGCGTGGCTTCGTAAAG CACCGACACAGCCGCATTCCGATCACCGACAACTTCGTGATCGAGCGTAAGCTCCGTGGCCACCGCCTGCAGTGTGTGGAGGATATGGTGCACCACATCTACACCGGCGGCGCGTGCTTCAAGAAGGTGAGCAACTTCTTGTGGCCGTTCAAGCTGAACACGCCGACCGGCGGCTGGCGCAAGAAGAACAACCACTACGTCGAGGGCGGCGACTTCGGCAACCGCGAGGACAAGATCAACGAGCTGATCCAGCGTATGGTTTAA